TTATTACATGTATTCAACAGGAAAATAAGCCAAACATCAAGTGTTTCCTGATAGATCCGCCTGGTTCTGGTCTGTTCAATAAGGTAACTAGGGGGGTGATGTACACTAGTGAGGAGGCTGAAGGACGAAGACTAAAGAATCCATTTGACACAGTAACTGAAGGAATTGGAATCAACAGGTTAACACAGAATTTCATGTTGGCAAAACTTGATGGGGCTTTTAGAGGCACAGATATCGAGGCTGTTGAAATGTCAAGGTCAGTGCATATTGTAGTTTCTTTAATGCGATTTGTTTTTGGCTGACTCAACTATTTAGATGTTATTTTCCTGATTCTACTATGCTTTGCACAACCTTTTCCTTTAGAATGACAGTTTAGTATTTGtcaaatgatgaaatgaaaagaaaaaaatagtcttCCACCCATTCACTTGGCTAAAACACAAAACTAATCTTTGTATATGCATTCTATGTCTACTTGAACTTAGGTTTCTTCTGAAGAATGATGGACTCTTTCTTGGGAGTTCATCAGCAATGAATTGTGTTGGAGCCGTCAGAGTGGCACAGTCAATCGGCCCTGGTCACACCATTGTGACTATTCTATGTGACAGTGGAATGAGGCATCTAAGTAAGTTTTACAACGATGAATATCTGTCTCAGCATGGGTTAACACCCAAGGCAACGGGATTAGAATTTTTGGGCATGCAGTGAGTTAGGTTGACCTGGAGTTTGACATTACTGTTTCTTGACATTCTTCCATTTAAAGTTTGAGCAGTCCAATACAGCTATATTCCtccaaaaaagttatttttgagGTTGATACTGAATATTAGAGTTGATCTATCTCAGAAGATGTCATCTGAATTTTTGAGGGTAACATCGTACTGGACCAGTAATACTGCAGCGGGATAGACACCTATTTTGTTAATATAAGGACATTTTATTGATTCATACTTCTGAGACAACGATATGCATCACATTCTAGGTGTATACAAGGATGACTAAAATCAGTCTTATCAAGAGAAAGTGGTCAATACGTTGGTCTAAAAATCattttgttatcttttttttttttttaatatccctGTGTATAATGAGCAATCTCCCAAACAATGTTTAACATGCTCACCCACGCCATGGGCTTACCTTATGGCTGAGCATCGCAGAGAACGTTTACTGAATTGGCAAAGGGTACCATTCACATCAATTTCTTGCAGGGAGAGCGGAGCAACATATGAGTTTAGTGTTTCCTGCGAGCGCTCATTTGTAAAGGAACCATCACATCATTGGTGAAAGTAATTCAAATGGTTTTAATGAAATGGGgaaattcaaatcaaattacacctttttatttgttttttcttaggATTCAGCAGTGACCCATTTACCTTCGGCCATGAAATTGGGTGGAGCAAAAACTCGAGGAAAGGGAAGTGGCAAACAACCAACTGTAAATAATACAATCCAAAGATTCCAAACTACACAACCGTAACTACAATAATCTCTAGCAACTGAAGCAACACTCAAAGGTCCGATAGATAATTTATTCTCACGATGCATAACCTCAGTAAATTCAAAATGACAGCTCGCAATAGCGTTATggccaaaaagaaaagggaaacgCTTGGGCGCCAAGTTGAATAGCTATCAGATACTCCACTCACTGGGGATTCCACTTCTCAAACTGAGACTCATGGCAGTGTAGGTCTAGCCAATCCCTGGAAGAGCCCTTTGCCATGCTGACAGATGCTTTGCCTTCACCCACAAGTTCTCGCAGATTTTCTAACTTATTCTCTCGACCTGTCTCACTAGTCCTCCGATCTGCTTCCTTCAATTTTTGCTTGAACCGCTGCTTACGACCGGCAGAGTTATGTTCCAGCTGTTTTGACCGTGAAGGCGGTGCTCCGTGTGGTCCTAGGTAGATGTTCTCCTCTTTTTTAGCCTGCATAAGTGTGATACACACAATTATTTAGGATACAGGTTAAATGCATAACTAGTCCATCATCTACAGGGTATTTTTCTCTCATATTTGCTCATAAGAGTTTAGGATTCTTGCGGCAGACCTTTGGAGGAAGTTTTGGAGATTCTACTTCTGGACCATCAAAATTATGTTGAACTGGATCCCCTATTTCCAAGCTTGGAATCACGAATCCATCAGTGTCTAATGCAAATACAAGCCAAAGATCTGTGTCAGCATGGTCAGGGATACCTCAAACAATTTAAAGAAGTTATTACTGATCACAACAGAGAACCCCGTATACTTGATGCAATGGATCTTAAAGAAATCACAGTTCACTTAAAACTGGAAAACATATGCCTCCTTATTACTGTTAGTATAATACCTACCTCTCTCTTACACTAAAAAGCCCTAACATGAAATTAAATTACCAAATCAATATGTGGAATGCAAACTATAAAGTACAAAGGATAGATTAGAACTCTCtgtatctctctctcacctCATAACAGATGATGACAAAACAAATGACGAGtcattatgaaaaaattattccaTGAGACTGTGAAACAGTAAAACGTTCCTCTGATCTGGCGAACCACAATGGGTCCACCTAACTGTGTTTCAACAGAATAGGAATAGATGCTAGAAGGCAGCATATCATCCAATCCCACTGAATTATACTTGTTCTGCAGGAAGAGGCATAGCATGTACTATGATTCTATAGCAATTATTAATCAGTTAAAGATATACCAAATTGAACTTGAGATCCGACCAACTCATGCATGCAGAGATTAATAAACTATTATGTGCCAAACATGCAACTATTCACTTAAAATGCCACTTCCTCTTCTAAAAGATACAAAGACACACTACATTAGCCatagtatataaaaaatgtatgtcataaaatatttagaattccAAATCCTATTACTGCTTAAAGAAAAGTAAACATAGAAAGTGCAAAATTTTGTACATTTTATCAACAGATCAAGCTAATTGTCTGaggttaaaaaaagaaagaaagaaagaaaaaaacaatcgATGATGAATCATAAAGACCCAAGATGAAGATTCGATATTGAGGAAGATCATATTGATGACAATGAGCTAGAATTCAAATGATATACTTCCTCTCCCCACAAGAATGAGATGGATGATGAGATCCTCGATGGATTAACTGAGATGGATTAACTAAACTCATTTCCTTCATAAACTTACATATGATGGAACTCAGATTTCAAGTTTTCATCTTTGATCTGATCTCCTTGATTTAGCTAAATCTACGCatcagttattattattattgttttttaaatcGGAAAAGTAAGTTCTGCAATGATATTATATCTATAGCTAGTACCGCtaacaatattatataactTCAAGTACTAATCAACCCCCTCAAACATTTCTACAACTTGAAATGTGCAAACAGCTCCTGAGagaaaaatcaaataacaaatccatcaaatattgttaaaaaaagtGCAACACAACCTGGTGCCAACCCCCAGAGAGGTGTGCATGGAGACCAAAATAACCAAATCAATATAACATACTCAAGCATAATAAATTAGGATAATTAAACAGTTATGTCCATTGGAAAACCCCTAAAAATATCCGAACTTTactttcttctacttcttctcAGCCAACAAACAAGTGGTCACGAACGAAATAaaatgaggggaaaaaaaaaatacaaaactgatACCCCActcatcatcttcttcaactGGAGGAGTGGTTGGCACCGGAGATGGGTCCATGGAACGCTGATGATCATGGATTTCAACGGCCAGAGGGCGCTGAAGCCCAGAAAACGATCACTCACACAGGCAATCACCACTGTCACGAATCCCGAGGAAGAAACCCAAAAAACTCTCTGGGTGTTCCCCACACAACGCAAAACAAACAGagctttataaattattataactgcttatttcttttttcgcggaataaattattaaaattaaaaaccctAAAGAATCCCCCAAATATGGAAGAAGATAACACAGAATCattaaaaccctaaccctagaaTTAGTGCTCCCGAGACCTGACAATTTCTTACTGCCCCAAATTAGCCCTCCTTTTATTTCTATATTGTTTTAGGGCTCCCGGGTGATTTAATCATTTCAATAAAAGAGAATCCAGAGCACGTGGCACGGCAGATCACGGGTGGTTGTGTTCGATGATTAAGCATAATTAGATTCGATTAGGAGCGTGAGGTCAATGTCCCAGGTTGCCGGCTGGACCCACGCACATTTCCATAATTTAAATCCTAAGGCCCAGAATGAGtttgtaatttaattatcatGGGGAATAAATATCCTGTGCGGTCACCGACAGACTAGTCATTAGTGGACTCGCTTCAAACTTCACAaatgttctgttttttttttttttaatcattttaaaaaaccgTACATTTTTATGATAGACATGCATGGGATAGACTTATTATGTCCCTAATATTTAATCAATTAGAATTAATAagataattatttctttttttaatattattttccttgGAAATGgggttaatatattatataatatcaaatatattataaaactaaaaaaaagtaataaatgattaaaaaattataaaaaagaaacagaaaaattaaaagattgtaacatatttaattctttaagagtttaatatatattttttccttctGTATTACATATGATCCTTAAATACTCGTTTATAGGCAACTCTATAGTAATTTGTTATATCAACCAAGTTACGTGCATAACAAAACAATAAATTCATAGTTTTTTGTTACCAACCAATTAATATGTACAATAAACCATCTTATACATAATAAACTATGAGTTTATCGTGCTAACTAAATTACACGTAAAACAAACACGATAAAATTTAATCTATATAATCATccaaatatatgtatttatagcaAAAGACAAACTATTCTCTTGTCCTAAATGTAATGAAAACAAAGCTGGAACATAAAAATTGGAGCTGCAAGTCAATGACTCAATGTGCACAACATCCTATGTTGGTAGCTGATGCCCTGTCTCTGTCTGTTACCAGCTTCATGACTTCATCTGTGCTGGATTAATAAAGCTTTGACGGCTTGCCCGCATCTGGAAATCTTCTTGCCTACATAATTTGTTCATGTGCCAGAGAAAATGATGAGCCCGACGAAAAATTTTCaggcaaaaagaaaaaggaaaaatgtagACGGTGACACTTCTCTTTTAATCAATGGATCCCATTTTTGAAATGCAGTAATACTTTCCACTCCATCTAGTTCCCATTTACCTGTTCTGTTTGCTTGTGAGAAAACAGGAGTGATGGCACCTGACAAAACGGGCCTGAAGGTAATGGGCTTCTATTAAAACTTGGAGGACGTGTAGCAGAAGAAAGTAGATCAGATTTTTAACACTGCcttaagtttttcttttctttcagacAATGGAAAATGGGTCATCATTACTCAGAACTGTTACAGTTTATAATTAGTTTTCTGAGTACTGACAAAATTGCTGGGGTACTGCAATTATTCATGTCTAGCAATAAATTGTATTTCTGCCAAGGCCTTTTGCTCGAaaacgaaagaaaaaagaaaggtgtTGAATTGATGTTTGTATGCCGCGAAATTTTGTTAACTAGAAAGGTGATTTTGAAGGAAATTTTGAACTCAACGTTGTGAGTGCGTTTATATTGTGAGTGGGTTTTGTTTGCTCGTGAAAAGAAGAGGGGGAAAAGTAATTAGCGAGGGATATCatatacacaaatatttttctgCCTCCTGCAAGTTCTACtgtatatagattatatatagaattctCATTTCTGTAACTGGGTTTTGTTTTGAAGGGTCTCGACGTTGTGCCATGTGGGGAGCAGAGATGTGTTGTATTTGGTAATTCCAAGGCTTTGAGCTCGTGAAAATGACAATGGGAAACAAGGCCGGTTTTGCTTTCTTAAAGAGAATCAGTTGCGGATAAGAACAAAACTGTTTGGTGTGGGAGAAAACAGCCAGTGATTTCTGTGCCTAATTAAAGCCGTAACGTCACCAAAGAGCCACATTTTTTCCTTGAAGTTCAAGATCAGGACCATCAGGTAAATGGATGCCGGtcaaattaatgatatttttcaCATGATCTTTCTACTCCTGACTGATTCGTCAGCACTCACCTGTTCCTGTTTTCTGCCCATTTCTTAATACGTGAGCAGCAAAATACATTCAGCATAAATTATAATCAACGTTTGAGACGTTTTTGCTCCAAAAACTTTTTAGCTGATCTAGAAGTCTCTTCTGGTACCTCTAAAAAAcccttgaaaaatatttactatatataagcTTGCGTTCTACTTTTTGCAGTCCAAACCCTTCTTTCATCCTCTTTCTGTAACCCTTCTTTGATCGATGTATGCCATGGCAAAAACAGCTGGAAAACGAATCTGTTCCTTGTTGTGCTTTTCCAGACCCTTATGGCTATGCATTGCAGTCCTTGTTCCTTGTTTAGTTTTCTCCTACTTTCTTAGTTTTGGGTTCCATCCTTTCCTTGTTACCATTCCAATTTTGGTTCTATCGACCCTGCTCATCGTCACATTCAAAAGGAAAAAGGTGGTTTTGGACGAGAATATTGTCCAAGATGATCATCAGGGTCTCAACTGCGGCCAGAAAAACCTGCGTGGAAAAGAAGTTGGAGAGAACCTTCAGACACCACTAGAAACAGCTACCCAGACTGAGGCGGTCCAACAAAATGAAGTTGGTCTGATGCATGAGTACCAAGTTGAATCACCCTCGGATATTCTCTTGTCATCAGACAGTGAAAGCAGCAATGACTCCAATTTAGGTGGAAGCTTTGATCTCGATTTGAAGAGTTCCAACTATATGGAACAAATTGCAGCAATCTCAGATGTTTCGGTTtctgatgaagatgatgatagCCTCATTGAAATATCCCTTCCGGTCAGCAAGTCCGGTGGCCTTGAAGGGGAGCCAAAGCAATTAAAGCCACAGTCCTATTTGCCCGGGCTCTTACCGGACTCCATTTTCAAACAACAGGGCTTAATGGAGCTCTTGGCAGAGATCAACGAGATGAATGAGGAAGAAAACTTGATCGAAATTGATCTTTCAATGGGCTCCATCAAGTGTTCAAGGTTAGAGATTGAAGCTTGAGTTAGCATTGTCAAGAGGCCAATAGGTTGGGAGATTTGATCTGAATGGATGAGATGTTAAGAGGTAGGGTTGAGATCAAGGGATAGTAGgtttttgtgtattttctttttggtaagagaatttcttcttttccatttaCTTGGCTTTTTCTACAAGGCATGAGGAGCCCTTGACTTTCGCAAGTTGAGCATGCTTAGCGTTGCCTTTCAAAATCCCTTTTGTATGCACTAAAGTATAAAAGTTGCAACTTTATCATGCTCTTTGTTACATATATTAGCAGACACGAACAAGGTAAAATAATCATTCTTTCTGAGGAGGATAGGATAGGAATCCCGGCCCAGTAGTACTCGCAATGTCTTTTGAATGAGATCTTGATATCTGTTTTGTTcctttgttctttcatttttcacctTTTCATGTTCCAACTAATTCCTTCCCATGATGTGCATAGGCACCATTATTAAGGCTCTGTTTGTATTACTCCATCTTGTGATCTACTTTCCACGGAAATACATCTTGCGCGCGAGTGAGAGATTTGCTGCTATTCTTAGGGACTTTTTTCGATATTTGTTAAGAATGTTTTAATATGATttgtcaataataataaaataattcgtgtataataataatgaattattaataaatattaatcaaGTGGTCTTGAAAACATCCGAAAATAGATGTATGTCTAgacaaaaaatgtaaaaacaagagattccaaaagagaaaattttgtaattgaaCAAAAATGAACGACCCTTTGTGGGGAGGGGTTTAAGGTATAATTtggataataagataaaataattttatatgaaagttgaaagttgattaaaatattatttttatttttattttgatatttaaaaaaataaattatttattataattttttgttaaaattttaaaaaattataataatgaaatggaataaaattgttatttttgttgaaatagatttgttgtcaaaatatttataaaaaaaaaataacaattttctgACCGGAAAATAAGTCTACCGCTTCCGATGACGCTCCTAACTGCTGACGGTACTTTCACATGGGACCCAGCTACAGTCCCACACAATGGGTGGGACCAATTCAAGATGCTCCGGAATTTTCAACCGATTATCAATAAGGACCGTTAGATCTGACATACAGTGTCCAAACGCCATCTAAATCGTCTGTCCTCTTTCcgttttttcaaacttccaaacccAGTTCTGACACCGAAATCCTGCGTGGCATCTTACTGCATTTTAATTCCGGATTTGACGTCCGAACTTCCTTAAATCCCGAAAATACCCCAActttgagtgagagagagagagagagagcgcgagACCAAAGCAGAAAATGTTCCCGAGACTCGGAGAGAAACAGTGAGAGGGAGTGCACACGGTCGGAGACCGCCTCTGTTCAAAAGGCTTCAATTTCACCAATAAAAATTATCCCAATATCTCTGTAAGTTTCAATCGTCTAACTTTCTCTCAATTAGTTTCATTATTTTCCGTTAAATGATTATTCTTTTGCTCCACGACGTGATCTGCAATGGACTTTGCGGTTCAGGGCTTAGGGTTCTGAAACGGTTCTCTATATAATTTTGTCCCTTTTCGTCTCaatttctggtttttttttttttaccgttTTATTTGCGAATTTGGTATCTGCTTCTGTTTGGTTGATGAGAAAATGCATAAGCACAGAGAGATTTGAGttggatttgatattttttcacTTTGAGGTCTGCTTTTGCTGAGTTTTACACTTCTTAAAGCTGCACGCaagttaaatatttgaattttttttatgattattcctctttgtttttgtgtattaataatttaatagtcatttttatgttaattttgcttgtttttacTGTTTTATCTGTCAGTCCTATGTTATGTTATTGTTTCTCGCTCTTTGGTGGTTATATTCGTGTTTCTGACTTTTTTCCGGATCTTGTTGGGGGTTTTTTGGTTTGTTAAGCCTATATACAGTTATACTTCAATGCACACTGGCTGCTATCATACccttgtaaattttatatttttttggaagtGATTTGGATGGAATTCAGTTATTCACCGCAGCTCATCTCCATATTTGACTTTCATTTTAGTGGATCTTCAAATTAAGTTAAGTTCGGACTCTGTGGGTCTGTCTTTTTTTGGCAACTGTGGTTTGTTTACGTCGACAAGCTTGCAAAATTTTATCCTGTATGGAAAAATGGAGACTTGCGAGTTAGGTTCCTGCAATTTCAGACattgaaatgattttaattttttaaatcgttACATTGAGTGCACTCCTTGATGGATAACCAAAGTGGCAGTAACTTGGTTCAAACGGGTGAGATTGCACCACAACTTGATGGAGCCAGTCAcgaaaatgttattttaatacAATCCAAAATTATTGTTGTCTTGAAATATCAATATTTAGGGCAATGCTGCTGAATGACTGTGTTTATTCAACTGCCCTGCCCTCTAGACTTCGACCATGGCTCATAGTGAATGTTTTTTTTCCCTAACTGCAGTTATTTTGTTGTCCAATCTGTGCAAATTTTCTTTGGAGGGGGAGGAAAGGTGCTTACTGTTGGAGCATTTGCTTCGACTTAAGTTGATTATGGTTGAGGAGAATATGGTGACTGAGAAAGTAGTAAATGGGACTAGCCTGCTAGAGAAAACAGTTAAAGCTGCAACTGAGAAGAAAGAggagcaaaatggaataaaagaaatggaagaagaTAAGAAAATTGATAAGTCAGAGACTGCGAAAATGGATGAAGACACAGAACCAAATGAAGACAAGGAAAGCAAAGAAGAAACAGAAAAGGAAGAATCAGAGGAACAGAAAACAGAGGCAATGGAAGAAGATGCTAGTCCGAGTGAAAAAGAGGCAACTGAATTAAAGGATGGAGCCAAAGACGAGGTGGAGGGAGAGGCTGATGTGGACAAGAAGAAAGAAGACAAGGATGAAGAGAAGGCAGAGAGTAAGGCAGCAAAAGGGTCAAAGAAGCGTGGGAAAGGGAAGAGTGAAGAGAAAGTAAAAGAGAAGACAAAGAAAGTTGAAGAAAAGAAGGATCCAGAGCCAAGGACTCCTGCTACTGACCGCCCTGTACGTGAGAGGAAATCAGTTGAAAGGCTGGTGGCATCGATTGAAAAAGAAGCAGTCAAGGAATTCCAAATTGAGAAGGTGTTTCTTTTTAGTTTGGTTTTTATACCATACAATTTGAATTGCAGTTTTCCTGTTTTTTCCTCACCATAATGTACATTTGAAATTGTAGGGCCGTGGTACCCCTCTGAAAGATATACCTAATGGTATGGCTCTTTCCCTCTCCTGATCACATTTCTATATTATTATGTACAAATCCATTTTATTACTGTTTTAAGCTAATATTAAGTCATTTATGCTGGTTatccatgcattattttgatttttctgtatttgatcaggctttttaattttctagatATACCTGTTTTAAGACAAGGATGATAATAGTGAACTTGAGTGTTTTTTTCTCCTATAGTGGCATTCAAGCTATCAAGAAGAAAGACTGATGATAGTTTCAAACTGCTTCATACAATTCTATTTGGCAGGAGAGGGAAggtaatgcatattatgaaGGCTTTAGTGTTGCTTCTGTATGTACTTATGGCTTCCTGTTTTCCACCTTTCTAGTTGGTATGAGGATGTACTTAAGGAAAtatattggatttttttgttACCATTAACTACACCAATCTTGCTTCAGTGTaaatttcaactttcatttttgCAGGCAGTGCAGGTTAAGAATAATATATCTCGGTTTTCTGGTTTTGTGTGGCATGAAAATGAGGTAAAGGATTTATCCATGCTAAAGAACATTCATCCTTTGTATGAGCTGTGATAGCAAGCTGTAGCGTGGCAGACTTGATCTTTCTGAGATTCCATTTTTGCAagttttttcactttttaactatcattttttttttcacttttacaGGAAAAGCAGATGATCAAAGTTAAAGAGAAATTTGACAAGTGCAACAAAGAGAAGTTGTTGGAATTCTGTGATGTGCTTGACATACCAATTGCCAAGGCTACTACAAGAAAGGTTCGTTGATTTACTACCATTGCATGTTAAGTATGGAATGTACTTCTGGTTGATTAACTTTGTTTTTCAGCCCTGTTTTATGCATTGAATCTTTTACTAAATCAATTAGTTAGTCTTTAGTTGCtggaaatatttggttgtttaTACTTTGTAAATTAGTTAACAAAGGCATTATTAACCACCCTTGTATTTCATGCCTGCAAACAACATGTGAACAGGTTAATAAGATAGCTTCAGTGATGTGTCAATCTCACCTGCACAATTTGGTTGCAGGCTTTAATGTCAGTTTAATTATTTCCTAATGAAACCAAAGCTCCTATGAGTGTAAATTTGCAGCATGCATTTAAAAGCTAGCTTTAATGTTCATAAAGCTTCACTTCTCAAGTGATA
This Carya illinoinensis cultivar Pawnee chromosome 11, C.illinoinensisPawnee_v1, whole genome shotgun sequence DNA region includes the following protein-coding sequences:
- the LOC122281175 gene encoding uncharacterized protein LOC122281175 translates to MDPSPVPTTPPVEEDDEWDTDGFVIPSLEIGDPVQHNFDGPEVESPKLPPKAKKEENIYLGPHGAPPSRSKQLEHNSAGRKQRFKQKLKEADRRTSETGRENKLENLRELVGEGKASVSMAKGSSRDWLDLHCHESQFEKWNPQ
- the LOC122281176 gene encoding uncharacterized protein LOC122281176 yields the protein MYAMAKTAGKRICSLLCFSRPLWLCIAVLVPCLVFSYFLSFGFHPFLVTIPILVLSTLLIVTFKRKKVVLDENIVQDDHQGLNCGQKNLRGKEVGENLQTPLETATQTEAVQQNEVGLMHEYQVESPSDILLSSDSESSNDSNLGGSFDLDLKSSNYMEQIAAISDVSVSDEDDDSLIEISLPVSKSGGLEGEPKQLKPQSYLPGLLPDSIFKQQGLMELLAEINEMNEEENLIEIDLSMGSIKCSRLEIEA